In Phorcysia thermohydrogeniphila, the DNA window TAGGAACTTCCCTGAGTACCTCTGGTTCAAGTGATAGTTATCTGGTCGGTTCCTTTAAAAAGGGTGGTTTTGAGGGCATTTACTCTTTTGTTTACAGAGAAGATAAGGGACCTCATGAAGGGTATACGGATTGGATAGGTACTACGAGGAATATCTCTCTATTCAGTAAGCACTTTACCTACTACTTGAAGCTCAACCACGAGAGCGGTTTCTACTTTAAATCTTACGGAGTAAACAGGGACGATTCTTTCCCACTTTCCATTTCAGGATTTATAGTTAACGGTGAGCATTCGTTTACCGATAGAACTGCTTACTTTAACCAGTTTGGCTTTAAGAGGAACAAAGATGCCTTTTTCTTTGATTTCCACGCTTACTTTAACTGGTTCTACCTCAAAAGGGGATACAACCTATGTCCATCAACCGTTTCTATCTGTAGTAATTACTTTGCCCCTGACGGCCTTTACGCTGTTGAAAAGAGGTACGTAAAAAATCCGGGACTCTCCTTATTTGCGAGTTATACCTCTGACTATGGAAAGTTTTCTGGAGGATTTGATTTAAGCGTTGCGGAGCTCTATAAAACGACTATAGATGCTAACTTTCTGCTTTCTTCAACGCTTTTTTTGAGCTTTGAGGATGTTGAGAAAGTTCCTTATAGCACTCTTCCAGCATCCGAAAATCTAATAGACGAAGTTACGAGAGTTACGCTTTCCCCTTACTTTCAGTACCTTTTAGCGGAGGATAACTACAGCTTTCTTTTCAACGTAAGAGTAGACAGAGCAACAGATGTAGGTAACGCCCTTTCTTACTCTCTTTCGGCCCTCTATAAGTTTAACGATAATTTGAGCTTTAAGCTCAACCTTGGTAGAGCCGCAAGGGTTCCTTCCTTTGAAGAGATGTACATCAAGAACAACCCGGTGTTGCTCGGTAACAGAGATTTGAAATTTGAGAAAGTGGATTCTGTAATGCCTGCCCTTGAGTACACAGGGGATACAACGCAGCTTAAGCTGCTTTTCTACTTTAACTGGATTAGTGACCTGATTTACAAAGAGACTGTAAACGATATTCAAAAACGTTGGACCAATGCTGACGGCTCTGTAAAGGTAAGAGGTATGCTCCTTACTCTCAAGAAATCTCTCTTTAATCGCTATGAAGTCTACTTTGATGTCGGCAGAAGGTTCTCATACTCAGGTAGTGTTGAAAAGGATTACTTTCAGTTTCCCTCTTGGAAAGGAGTTACGGGAGTTACGTATACTGGCAGTGGCGTAGAACTTGACGTCTGTACAGAGTTCTACTCGCGTATTTCAGATGATGTTGGAGGATACTACCTGCTCAACCTCAGTTCGCGCTGGAATCTTCGTAAAGACCTTACCCTTACTCTTGAACTGAGAAACATTTTGGACAGGAACGTTTATTACCCGGCATCTTGGCCAAAATTGGTAGATGAAGGTAGAAATCTATGGCTTGGATTAGAGTATTCCTTTTAGTTTTTATTGTTTTGTTGCCGCTGGCTTCAAGTGCTAAAGAGGTTAGAGCTTGTATTATTGACAGCTACGGTATTAGGGTCACTAATTACGTCAGAGAGCGTCTTGAGGAGCTTTTGAAGAGAAAGTACACCTTGGTTTCTTACTCAAGAAAGAGCTGTGATGTAAAGGTGCTTTTGGGCACTCCAGCAGTTGTGAGGGCTTTAAAGGAGGGAGAAAAGGGCAGAGTAATTTATACCTTTGTTATGTTTCCTGAGCTTCTTAGGCTTGAAAAGAAGAAGAACTTTATAGGCATTAGGATATTTCCATTACCTAAGAGAACTGCTGAAAAGTTCTTTACCTATACAGGGCTTGAGAGGAAAAAAATTGCTGTTCCTATTAGTAAGGATATGGTAAAACTTGCCAAACGCTACCTGCCACCGGACCTTTTTGACCTTGTCCCTTTTTCTGGGGACGTTGCTACTGTTTACCCTAAGCTAAAGGACTATAGCTATGTATACGTCTTCCCTGACCCCGTAGTTTTGAGGATAGTTAACATGCTTAACCTCGTTAAGTTCTGTAAGAACAGCGGGATAATCCTTATCTCTGGTCTCCCTGATCTTGATAGGTATGATGTGAACTTCATATATGCTGTTGATTATAACGACCTCGTGGATATAATTGTGGAGCTAATTAACGAGAACCCTAAGGAGAGAATAATTCCCTGTCCGGCAAGAGTAAAAGTATGGAATCGCTAAAGAGGTTTCTCCTTAAAAGGTCGTCGGTAATTTTCATTTTCTCTATAGTGGCTATAGTAGCCTTTAGTTACGTTTCAACAAGGGATGTTGGCAAGATTTACAATAAAAATTACCTCTACATAACTGCACTTGCGGGAAAAAGCCTTCGTTATATAACTGATATATACTACAATGATTACCTTATTTATCAGAATTTGAAAAACGTTAAATATAGAATCAATGACGTTGAAGCGGTCTATCTGTTTTTTAGAGGGAAAGAATACCTGTATTCCGAAGGTGTTTCTGGGGACTACTTCCCTCTCTTTAGGAAGTGTCACGAAGTTGAAAAAGAAAAAATGATTTCAGTTGATGGAAAGGTTCTTGTATGCTATCCATTTCATGAAGAGTTAGCTTCAGAACTTTTAAGGGATACGCGAAAAGAGGGAGTATTTGCCATTCTATTTGATAAAAAATACGTTGAGGTTATTCTAAAGGACTGGTTTTTAAAGAACTTGGTACTGCTGTTTCTACTCTTTGGTGTGGGAACCTTGATTGTTGTGGCTATTCTTGTTCGTATTTCTGAAAACTTCCGTCTTTTGGAGAGTATGATTAGGAGGACGGAGGAGTTTCTGAAGAGAGAGAACTTAGCACAGGAATATAAAAAGGAACTCCAGAAATTTGTTGACTCGTTTTCTTTCTTGGAGTTCAGCAAGATAGGAAACCTAATAATAAACTTGATGGGAAGAGTTGTAGAGCTTACCCAGAGGTTAAAGGAGCAGGCTATAGTTGATGCTTTGACAGGTCTTTATAACAGGAACTACTTGGAACAGTTTGTAGATAAAATAGTTAACTTGGTCCAAAGACAGGGACTTCCGTTAGCTGTAGCGATGATTGACATAGATAATTTTAAACAGGTAAATGATACCTACGGTCACAAGAAAGGGGACGAGGTTTTAAGAACCCTTGGAAAGATTGTTAAGTCTTCCGTAAGGAGGTCGGATATTGCCATTCGTTACGGAGGAGAAGAGATACTTATTATCTTTCCTAACAGTAAGAAAGAGTATGCTAAGTATGTTGTGAATAGGATTAAAGAAAGGTTGAAGAGTTACGACTTTGGCATAGGAAGGCCTGTAACCTTTAGTGCTGGTATCGCAGGTTACCCAGAAGAAGTTAAAGATTTGAGTTCTCTCAACAGTATAATTGAGATAGCGGATAAAAAACTTTATTTAGCCAAGAAGAAAGGCAAGGACAGAATAGAGCTATAGAGATAGGAACCGCCCGGAGAATCGTCCGGACGGCACTAAAAGGAAAAACTCATTCTATTTCTTACACTTCTTGCAGAGGAAGTAATCTGTAGCGGTTGTTGGTATCTCCTCAGCCTTTACGGGCCCTACTTTCTTAGGCTTTACTCCGGGAGGTGGTGGGGTCCTAAGAGCTTCCTTGCGGGCTTTTATTATATCTTCGCAAGTGATATCTCTCGGTATTTTGAGCTTCTGCTTGGGAAAGATAAGGTGGGGATTCTTAATCTTGTCCCTGTTTGCTTTGTAAATTAAAGGCCACTGCCATGGGTCTCCGTAGATGTAATCTTTTGAAGCTATTCCCCATAGAGTGTCCCCTTTCTTGACTACGTAACTCTTTGGAAGGGATTGCCACTTTTCAAGGAGCTCCTTGCACCTGTCCACCTTTTGACGGGCGATTTCTTCAAGCCTTTGTAACCGCTTTAAGAGGTTTTCTCTTTCTTCTAACTCTCTCCTTAGTTTGTCAACTTCAGAAGATACAACCCCAAAGCGTTCCTTTAGCTCTTCTTCTTTTGCTCTCAGGAGGGCAAGCTCTTTTCTACACTTTTCAAGCTTTGCAAGAAGTTCCTTATGTTCCTCTTTTGCCTTCTTGTAGGCCTTAAAGAGGGCTTCTGGGTAGAATGCAAAGTCTGGAGCATATAGGATGTAGTTTTCTGTGGCGTTAGCTTGGTTTGTGCCTGTAGCAATTCCGCTTATAAGTGCTATTGATAAAGCTGCTAATATTTTTTTCATCTTTTACCTCCCAAGCTTCTCTTCAAGTTCGCGAATTTTCATTAGGAGCTCCCACTTTGAAGGGTAAGATTCAAGCTTATTAGTCAACTGAGCTCTTTCTCTTTCAAGGTTGGCAAGCTGAGATTCTAAGGAGGAAATTTCTTTTCTTATAGCTTCTTTCTCTTTCATGCATTTATTTAACGCGCTTTTAAGGGCCTCATTCTCCTTTTTGAGTTTCTGATACCGGGCTGGGAGTGTATCGGTTTTTGATTCAGCTTCCGGTTTTATATCGCAAACGCCGGCATAAGCGGAGGCAGATAGGAGCATTCCTGAGGAAATTAGAATAGCAGACAGTTTTTTCATGCTTCCTCCCGTTTTAATCTAAGTTACCTGCTGCAGTTCATTATATCACAAAGAGATGAAAAGCCCCCAGCAAAGGCAGGGGGCTTTGGTTTAGTTTTGCTGTTCGTTCCACCGCTTTTTCTCAATCATGTAGTAGATAACCGGAATTACTACAAGGGTTAGCGTTGTTGAGGCAAAGACGCCAAAGAGGAGGGAAATTGCAAGTCCTTGGAATATCGGGTCAAGGAGGATAACCGCTGCGCCGACCATTGCTGCAGCTGCTGTGAGGACTATTGGTCTAAACCTAACTGCACCGGCCTCTATGATGGACTCTTTTAACGGAGCTCCCTCTTTTTTCTTCATCAGGATAAAGTCAACCAAGATAATGGAGTTCCTAACAACTATACCTGCGAGAGCTATAAACCCTATCATTGATGTAGCTGTAAAGTAGGTTGTCTTTCCAAGGAGCTTTGTCATTATCCAGTGGCCGGGGACAATTCCTATCATGGTTAGCGGAATTGGAACCATGATTATCATCGGAATTACGAAGGACTGGAACTGACCAACGATAAGGAGGTAAATAAGGATTAGGGCAACTGCAAAGGCAGCTCCCATATCCCTGAAGGTCTCATACGTAATCTGCCACTCTCCGTCCCACTTCATCATTGGCTTAAAGTCGTCTTTTGGCATGGACGGTGGAATGAAGGTGTAGTCTATCTTGTAGCCTTCGGGGAGCGGATTCTCTGAAAGGTACTTGTTAATTGCCAGTATCGGGTAGATTGGAGCTTCGTATTTTCCTGCCACGTCTCCAATTACGTAGGAAACGGGGTGGAGGTTCTTGTGGTAGATAGTTTTATCCGCTGGAACTTTAACTATCTCTACGAGCTCCCTTAAAGGAATGAGTTTACCCTGCCTGTTCATTACAGAGAGGCTGAGGATGTCCTCAATTTTTTCCCTTTGCTCCCTTGGAAGCCTCACGAATATCTTGACTGGGTCTGAGTCAAGGTCTGTATGGGCAACGCTAACTGGAGCTCCTTGAAGGGCAATGCTGATAGTCTTGGTAATCTGTTCCTCTGTTACGCCGGACTCCCTTGCTTTACGCCTGTTTATTTTCACCTCGTACTTGTAGTAGTCGGCGTCAACGAGGGTGTCAACGTCAACTACACCTTCCGTCTTCCTGAATACTTCGGCAATCTGCAGGGCTATCCTTCTCCTAACCTCATCGTCTTTTCCGTAGATTTCTGCGACAAGGGTTGAGAGAACCGGAGGACCCGGAGGAACTTCAACGATTTTAATGTTAGCTTCAGGGTTGACTGCTTTAGCTACCTCTTGAATCTTAGGCCTTTCTTCTTTTGCAATGTCGTGGGACTGACGCTTCCTCTCGTGCTTATCTATGAGGTTAACCCTTATATCTGCAACGTTTCCGCCTTGCCTTAGGTAGTAGTGTCTTACAAGTCCGTTAAAGTCAAAGGGAGATGCCGTTCCTATATAGGCTTCGTAGTCTGTAACCTCTGGGATGCTAGAGAGGTACTCTGTAATAGCTTTTACTACCCTTGCAGTTTCTTCAAGTGAAGTACCTTCAGGCATATCTACGACTACTTGGAACTCGCTCTTGTTGTCAAAGGGGAGGAGCTTAACGATAACTGTCTTTGTGTAGAACATTGAAACGGCTCCTACCATCATGAGGAGGACGGCAGAGAGGAAAGCCCACCTCTTCCAAGCGGACTCAAGGAGGGGCCTTACAATTTTGTTGTAAGCCCTGTAGGTGAAGCTCTTCTTTAGGTCAAACTTTTCCTCTTCTTCTTCAGCCTCTTTCTTTAGGAGGTAGTAAGCAGCCCAAGGGGAAATTACGAATGCGACTATGAGGGAGAAGAACATTGCAATTGAGGCGTTAACTGGAATTGGCCTCATGTAGGGACCCATGAGGCCGCTGACGAATGCCATCGGCAGGAGGGCAGCTATAACGGTAAAGGTCGCGAGGATTGTCGGGTTACCAACCTCTGCTACGGCGTATATAGCCGCCTGAAGTGGGGGCCTCTCTTTTAGCTTGAGGTGCCTATGGATATTCTCAACTACTACGATTGCATCGTCAACAAGGAGACCTAAGGTGAATATTAGGGCAAAGAGGGTAACGCGGTTGAGGGTGTAGCCTGTTAAGAGGTCAATAAAGAGAGTTAGTGCTAAGGTTGTCGGAATTGCGATGGATACAACGAAGGCCTCTTTTACTCCAAGGGTTAAGCCTATGAATATAACAACTGCGAAAATAGCCACTCCTAAGTGGAACATTAGCTCGTCAAACTTGTCCTGAGCGGTTTTACCGTAGTTCCTCGTAACGGTAACGTGGACGTCTTTTGGAAGTATTTTGGGCTTTATTTCTTCAAGCTTTTTAAGTATTTCCTTGGCAACTACAACAGCGTTTGTTCCTTTCTTCTTAGCAATTGCTATTGTAACTGCCGGGAACTGGTTGCCGTGCTTTTCTATAAATTCCCTGCTTACTCCTTTTTTCTCGGCGTTTGGACCAAAACCTATGAAGACGTAGTTCTCAGGGTCAATTGGGGCATCTGTAACGGTCGCAACGTCCTTTAGGTAAACAGGTTTGCCCCTGTAAACGGCAACGACGACGTTTTTAAGGTCGTCTATCGTTTTTATGAACTCTCCCGCTTCAACGGGGAATTCAGTGTTATCTTCAACAACCTTTCCGGCTGGGAGTTTCTGGTTAGCAGACCTTATGGCCTGAACTACCTGAAGGAGGGAGAGATGGTAGCTCTTGAGCTTGTTCTTGTCTATTAAAACCTTATACCTCTTAGTATCGCCGCCGATTATCCACGTCTTTGAAACGTCTTCTACCTGCTTGAGCTGTAAGCAGAGCTCCTTTGCTATCTGCCTTAGCTCGTAGGGAGTCCTCTTTTCGCTCCAGAGAGTTAAGGCGACTATCGGAACGTCGTTTATGTCCATCGGTTTAACGAGAGGTTGGAGAGCTCCCGGCGGGAGCTTGTCCATGTTTGACATTAGCTTGTTGTAGAGTTTTACAAGGGAGTCCTCCATGTCCTCGCCGACTTTAAACCTTGCAACTATCAGCGCCATTCCCGGCTTGGACACGGAGTAAACGTAGTCCATTCCCTTTATTTCCCAAATCAGCTTTTCAAACTCCGTCGTAACTTTCCTTTCAACCTCTTTTGCAGAAGCTCCCGGATAAGGAATGAAGATATCAACCATAGGGACGACTATCTGGGGTTCCTCTTCCTTGGGAGTGAGGACGATAGCAGCAAGTCCTATGAGTATTGATGCCAGCAAGAAGAGAGGCGTAAGCTTAGAGGTTATGAACTTTTTGGTTATGTTTCCCGCTATTCCAAGCTGAACGTTTTTCATTTCTTACCCCTCTACCTTTGCTCCGTCGCAGAGTTTACTTACGCCGGAAACAGCTATTGTCTCTCCTTCGTGAAGTCCCGAAATAACGGTGACCCTATCCCCTTTCCTCTTTCCTGTCTTTATGAGCCTTAGGTGGGCAGTGCCGTTCTCTATAACAAAGACGTACTCAAGGGAGCCTACTCTGTAAACTGCAGAGGCAGGGATTGATATCTCTTTTCTTGAGGATATAGGAAATTCAATAACTGCGTAAGTTCCGGGTATTACATTTGGAGCTTCGGGGAGAGTAACTTTTACTCCGAACTTGTGGGAAACGGGGTCGGAGCTCCTGTCAACCTCCGATACCGTTCCTACAAGCTTTAGTCCTTTTACTTTTACAGTTACTTTGTCACCTACGTGGATTTTACCCGCATAAGTGTTATCTATAAAAGCTCTAACCTTTAGAGGGTATGTCCCTATTTTAAATACAGGAGTCTGGGGTGAGACCAGATTGCCGCTGTCAACGAGCTTCTGGAGGACAACACCGTCAACCGGTGACTTTAGGTAGGTGTAGGAGAGGTAGGCGCTTGCTTTTTTAAGGTCCGCCTCTATCTGTTCTTTCTTTGCAAGGAGTGCCTTTTCCCTTTCTTTAAGCTGGGCCTCTTTGGCCTTTACGGCTTCAAGGTTTGCCTTTGCAGCCTCATACTGGGTTTTAACTTCATCAAACTTCTGCTTTGAAACGGCATCGGCCTTTAAGAGCTCTTCAAACCTTCTGTAAGTTTTCTCGGCTAAGAGTAGATTTGCCTCGGCAGCTCTCCTGTGAGCTCTAACTTCTTCCATAGCTTGGGAAATCTCTTTAAGGGCGGCCTCTATCTCTTTAATACCGGCTTTTGCCTTTTCAACGTCCGGCCTTATATCGCTGCTGTCAATAACGGCGAGAACCTCTCCCTTCTTTACTTTCTTTCCGGGAGTAGCTTTTACTTCTATGAGATAACCTACGACCTTGGGGGAGATAAATATTTCTTGGTCGGGAATTACAGTTCCGGAGAACGTTTCCTTTTCTTCTACGGTGGTTGACTGAACGGTTGCCGTTTTAACTCCCGTTACAGTTTTCACTTTGAGCGGTTCAAGCGATGACTCTTCGCTACCGCAGGAAGAAACGGCCAAAAGGAGTGCAGCGGCAATGAGTAGCCTTCTCGCCATTTGATACCTCTCTTCTTAAAGTTTGCTGTCGGAATAATTATCTTATTAGAATCAAGCATAATGTCAAGTATTGTAAGTTACGATTGAAGCTATTAAGCCGCTGCACCCTTAAGAAGAATTTCCTAAAGTTTTAGGAAGTAGTTAACGAAGACATCGCAGTAGAGTTCTAACCTCTTCCACTTTTCCTCAGTTCCCCTGACGATGCCTGTGTCTATCCCCTCCTCCTTGAGTTCTTCTCTATAGGCCTCTATCCACTTTTCCACGTCTTCCTGAGTAACTTCCAAGTGGAACTGGAGGCCAACAACTTGGTTTCCTATCCTAAAGGCTTGATTCCTGTACTTTACGGAGGAGGCCATTCTTACAGCACCTTCTGGAAGGTCAAAGGTATCCCCATGCCAGTGGAAGACCTCAATCTCGCTCTGGTATATCACTTCAAGCTGGTCCTGAGGGTAGATAAAGTCCCAGCCTATTTCTTTCCCCCACTTGCCCTTGTAGACCTTTGCACCGAAAGCGCTCGCTATGAGCTGGGCTCCCAAACACACTCCAAGAACCTTCTTTCCTGAGCTGTAGAACTTCTTTATGAGCTCTTTCTCGTAGGAGAGGAAGGGGTACTTGTCCTCTTCGTAAACTCCCATTGGGCCGCCTAAAATAAGGAGTATGTCAAAGTCCTCCTCTCTGGCCTCTTCCCCATTAAAGGCGTTAATTTCTGTTATCTCAACTCCCCTCCTCTCAAAGCTCTTTTTAAAGTTTCCAAGTCCTTCTATTTCAATGTTTTTTATGGCTAAGAGTTTCATTTCGTTCCTCCCACCGTAATTTCTGGAATTCTAATCGTGGGGAGTCCATCAGAAACCGGAACGCCTTGTCCATCTTTTCCGCACGTTCCAATGGAGAATCCTAAGTCGTTACCGACAGCGTCTATCTGACGGAGAACCTCAGGACCGTTACCTATCAGCGAAACACCCCTTATGGGCTCTGTAACTTCGCCGTTTTCAATGAGGTAGCCCTCTGACACTTCAAAGATAAAGTCCCCGTTTACCGTATTTACTTGACCGCCTCCCATTTTTACGACGAGTATGCCTTTTTTTGTGTCCCTTATTATTTCTTCTGGGTCGGTGTCTCCCGGGGCTATGTAGGTGTTTGTCATCCTCGGGATTGGAACGTGCATGTAGGACTGTCTCCTTCCGTTCCCGGTTGAGAACTCGCCGCTCTTCATAGCCTCAGTGAGGTCGTACATGAAGCTTTTAAGAACACCGTTTTCTATGAGGACATTTTTGCGGGTAGGAGTTCCCTCATCGTCGTAGCCGGAGCTCCCGTACATTCCAGCCATACTACCATCATCAATAACCGTGATGAGCTCAGAGGCCACTTTTTCACCGATTTTTCCTGAGTATACTGATAGTCCCTGATTTGCAAGGTCTGCTTCAAGGCCGTGGCCAACGGCCTCGTGTATCATCGTTCCGCCGGCCTTTGAGGAAATTACAACGGTAAACTTCCCGGCCGGTGCTGGCTTTGCGGAGAGCATCCTTAGAGCTCTCTCCGCCGCCTGTTTAGCTATCTCCTCTGGTGGGTACTTTTCAAATATTGAGTAGTCTCCAAGGTGACCAACTGGCTCATAGCCCGTCTGGAGGACGTTCCCGTCTGAGGCTACAACGAGGGTATAGAAAACAATTCTTGGCCTTACATCTTCAACAATATCGCCGTTTGTATTAACGATTGTTACTTCTTGAAGTTGGTCTCTTAAGACAACAGTTACCTGTTTAATCCTGTCGCCGTGGGAACGGGCAACGTCGTTGGCGCGAAGGAGCAGGTCAATTTTCTTCTCCACAGGAACTTCAAAGTCCATCCCGCTAACTAAGTTGCTGTAGCGAGGCTCTCTCGTGTTAAAGTCAAGGACAACCTCTTTTTCGGCGTCAGCGGCAGCTGCTAAGCTCTCTATAACTCTTCTGATAGATTCCTCTGAAAGCTCGTTTGTGAACCCGTAGTAGGTTTTGAAGTTCTTAATGTAGCGAATGCCAACTCCAGCTTCTAAGCCAGAGGAGATGTTTTCAATCCTGTTGTCCTCACACTTGGCGGTAAAAGTGAACCTCTTCTCAAAGAAAAGGTCTCCGTAGTCTGCGCCTTTTTTCTTGAGCTCTTTAGCTCCGAAGATTCCAAGCTCTTTAAAGTCCAGAAGCATTTACAGCCCCCAGTCTCTAAGGTAGAGGAAGTCTTTATCTACCGTTCTCTGGGCAATTTTACAGATTATTGGAAGTCTCCTCTTATACTGGGAGGTTCTTACCATTTTTAAAACTTTGTCCACAACCTTTTCCTCGTAGCCTAAGGCTACTATCTCTTCTTTCCTGAGGCGGAGCTCCACGTAAGCCACCAAAATCTCGTCAAGGAGACGGTAGGAAAGTCCTATTTCCCCTTCATCCGTCTGTCCCGGCCAGAGGTCTGCTGACGGCTTTTTCTTAACAATTCTTTCCGGGACTCCAACGTAAGCGGCCATTTCCCAAACTTGAGTTTTATAGAGGTCTCCTAAGGGGTTGATATCGTGAGCGCCGTCGCCCCAGCGAGTTGAGTAGCCAATGAGGAGCTCGCTCTTGTTGCTTGTTCCAAGGACTAAAGCTCCCTTCCAGTGGGCAAAGTCGTAGAGGATGCTCATCCTCTCCCTTGCCATCTTATTGCCGCGCCTGATGTTGTCTGCGTCGGGGAAGTTGCTGTAGTAGGCATCTACCTGAGAGGTAATGTCTATCTCGTGGAACTCAATACCAAGGGTCTTTGCAACGAGCCTTGCGTCCTCAACTGACTCCTTTGCGCTGGTTCTATAGGGCATGGAAATGCCGATAACGTTTTCCTTGCCGAGGGCTAAAACGCCTAAGAATGCAGATAGAGCTGAATCTACGCCTCCGGAGATGCCTATAACTGCCTTTTTAAAGCCGGCCTTGTGAAACTCCTGCCTTATGAACTGGACAAGGACCTTTTTGATGAACTCTTTGTCTTTTATTGAAAGGAGCTCTGCAATTTTCTCCCTCATCCGAGTATTCTCCTGAGGTTGTTCATGACCATTTCTGGCTTTTCATCCCTTAAAAGTGGAAGGTTTATCCTCGCAGAGCGAATTAAAGACTCCTTGATTTCAACGGTGATGAGTTCCTCCTCAAAAGGAGACCCTTCTGCAACGATGTTACCGTAAGGGTCTGCAACGAAGGATTTTCCAGAGAAGACAAAACCGTCTTCTGTCCCGACCCTGTTAACAAAGAAAAAGTAACTGCCCGTCATTCGGGAGTAGAACTCCCCCATGTTCATCCAGACTTCAGCGTTACCGAACATTCCCTCTTCCCTGTACCCTCTACCGGGGCTGGCAGATAGTGCAAAGATGTGTTTTGCTCCCTGAATAAAGGCTAAATAAACCGTTGAAAAGTGCCAGAGGTCCTCACATATGAGTATGCACCCCTTTCCAACTGGTGAGGAGAAAGTTTCAACCTTGTTCCCTGCTCCTGTAAACCTTGCTTCGTCAAACATTCCGTAGGTTGGAAGGTAAACTTTCCTGTGAACGTGAACTATTTTGCCGTCCTTCATGTAGAAGGCAGAGTTAAAGAAGAGGTTCTCTTCTGTTTCCTCAATAAGTCCAACGATTATTCCTATTTCCCTACTGAGCTCTAAAAGGGGAATTAACCTCTCGTCTTCACGGGTCATTGCCACTTCAAAGGTTAAATCCTGTAGGGTGTATCCTGTAAGGCTAAGTTCTGGGAAGATGCAGAGGGAGGATTTTTCCCTTATCGCCTCTTTTACAAAGGCTACCGTTTTCTCAATATTTGCCTCTACGTCTCCAAGCTTTGGGTAAACCTGTGCAACCGAAACCCTCATTCCTACCACCTAAAGTCAAATCTAAAGTTTGTTTGGGTATCACTTCCCTTTCCTATACCCTTAGAAAATTTGAGACTAATAATACCATCAGCGAGTTTGGCCCAAAAGGCCGTAAGTTCAAAACCGGGAGCAATTAAGAGGTCATCCGGCCTACTTTTAAAGGCGTCGCCGACGGTTAAATTCGGCCGTAGAAAGACGCTCTTACCTACTATGGCCTTCTTTAAAGAGAAGTTCCACCTAAGGAAACGTTTGTTTATAGTTTTCTCGCTTTTGTAACCCGGTATGCCGGAGTTTACGAAAAATCCTTCCGAATACCCTACCTTTGTCCCTGCGGAGAAACTGCAGGAGTATGTGTCAACGTAATTTACGTGAATGTTGTTTTCCCAGTGGAAGAATAGT includes these proteins:
- a CDS encoding TonB-dependent receptor plug domain-containing protein codes for the protein MKSWRYSQITFSGFLREVLKKGGNILLLFFLFPPFVNAQTEQTFPFSYYLVEKELQIISATKEVILYSSVPRYMRVITREQIDRWGAKNLFDLFRHLPEFYVRKSDFYLNAVGALGLRQSYFSEKVQVLIDGIPLADPSNGSSFSTNNNISLDNVKRVEIIYGPMTSLYGFNASLAVVNLITYSPEDIDVKVGTSLSTSGSSDSYLVGSFKKGGFEGIYSFVYREDKGPHEGYTDWIGTTRNISLFSKHFTYYLKLNHESGFYFKSYGVNRDDSFPLSISGFIVNGEHSFTDRTAYFNQFGFKRNKDAFFFDFHAYFNWFYLKRGYNLCPSTVSICSNYFAPDGLYAVEKRYVKNPGLSLFASYTSDYGKFSGGFDLSVAELYKTTIDANFLLSSTLFLSFEDVEKVPYSTLPASENLIDEVTRVTLSPYFQYLLAEDNYSFLFNVRVDRATDVGNALSYSLSALYKFNDNLSFKLNLGRAARVPSFEEMYIKNNPVLLGNRDLKFEKVDSVMPALEYTGDTTQLKLLFYFNWISDLIYKETVNDIQKRWTNADGSVKVRGMLLTLKKSLFNRYEVYFDVGRRFSYSGSVEKDYFQFPSWKGVTGVTYTGSGVELDVCTEFYSRISDDVGGYYLLNLSSRWNLRKDLTLTLELRNILDRNVYYPASWPKLVDEGRNLWLGLEYSF
- a CDS encoding GGDEF domain-containing protein, whose protein sequence is MESLKRFLLKRSSVIFIFSIVAIVAFSYVSTRDVGKIYNKNYLYITALAGKSLRYITDIYYNDYLIYQNLKNVKYRINDVEAVYLFFRGKEYLYSEGVSGDYFPLFRKCHEVEKEKMISVDGKVLVCYPFHEELASELLRDTRKEGVFAILFDKKYVEVILKDWFLKNLVLLFLLFGVGTLIVVAILVRISENFRLLESMIRRTEEFLKRENLAQEYKKELQKFVDSFSFLEFSKIGNLIINLMGRVVELTQRLKEQAIVDALTGLYNRNYLEQFVDKIVNLVQRQGLPLAVAMIDIDNFKQVNDTYGHKKGDEVLRTLGKIVKSSVRRSDIAIRYGGEEILIIFPNSKKEYAKYVVNRIKERLKSYDFGIGRPVTFSAGIAGYPEEVKDLSSLNSIIEIADKKLYLAKKKGKDRIEL
- a CDS encoding LysM peptidoglycan-binding domain-containing protein, whose protein sequence is MKKILAALSIALISGIATGTNQANATENYILYAPDFAFYPEALFKAYKKAKEEHKELLAKLEKCRKELALLRAKEEELKERFGVVSSEVDKLRRELEERENLLKRLQRLEEIARQKVDRCKELLEKWQSLPKSYVVKKGDTLWGIASKDYIYGDPWQWPLIYKANRDKIKNPHLIFPKQKLKIPRDITCEDIIKARKEALRTPPPPGVKPKKVGPVKAEEIPTTATDYFLCKKCKK
- a CDS encoding efflux RND transporter permease subunit, whose translation is MKNVQLGIAGNITKKFITSKLTPLFLLASILIGLAAIVLTPKEEEPQIVVPMVDIFIPYPGASAKEVERKVTTEFEKLIWEIKGMDYVYSVSKPGMALIVARFKVGEDMEDSLVKLYNKLMSNMDKLPPGALQPLVKPMDINDVPIVALTLWSEKRTPYELRQIAKELCLQLKQVEDVSKTWIIGGDTKRYKVLIDKNKLKSYHLSLLQVVQAIRSANQKLPAGKVVEDNTEFPVEAGEFIKTIDDLKNVVVAVYRGKPVYLKDVATVTDAPIDPENYVFIGFGPNAEKKGVSREFIEKHGNQFPAVTIAIAKKKGTNAVVVAKEILKKLEEIKPKILPKDVHVTVTRNYGKTAQDKFDELMFHLGVAIFAVVIFIGLTLGVKEAFVVSIAIPTTLALTLFIDLLTGYTLNRVTLFALIFTLGLLVDDAIVVVENIHRHLKLKERPPLQAAIYAVAEVGNPTILATFTVIAALLPMAFVSGLMGPYMRPIPVNASIAMFFSLIVAFVISPWAAYYLLKKEAEEEEEKFDLKKSFTYRAYNKIVRPLLESAWKRWAFLSAVLLMMVGAVSMFYTKTVIVKLLPFDNKSEFQVVVDMPEGTSLEETARVVKAITEYLSSIPEVTDYEAYIGTASPFDFNGLVRHYYLRQGGNVADIRVNLIDKHERKRQSHDIAKEERPKIQEVAKAVNPEANIKIVEVPPGPPVLSTLVAEIYGKDDEVRRRIALQIAEVFRKTEGVVDVDTLVDADYYKYEVKINRRKARESGVTEEQITKTISIALQGAPVSVAHTDLDSDPVKIFVRLPREQREKIEDILSLSVMNRQGKLIPLRELVEIVKVPADKTIYHKNLHPVSYVIGDVAGKYEAPIYPILAINKYLSENPLPEGYKIDYTFIPPSMPKDDFKPMMKWDGEWQITYETFRDMGAAFAVALILIYLLIVGQFQSFVIPMIIMVPIPLTMIGIVPGHWIMTKLLGKTTYFTATSMIGFIALAGIVVRNSIILVDFILMKKKEGAPLKESIIEAGAVRFRPIVLTAAAAMVGAAVILLDPIFQGLAISLLFGVFASTTLTLVVIPVIYYMIEKKRWNEQQN